A single window of Pseudomonas benzenivorans DNA harbors:
- the rpmF gene encoding 50S ribosomal protein L32: MAVQQNKKSRSARDMRRSHDALEGNALSVEKSTGEVHLRHHVSPEGVYRGRKVIDKGADE; this comes from the coding sequence ATGGCTGTTCAGCAGAACAAAAAATCCCGTTCCGCCCGTGACATGCGTCGCTCCCACGACGCTCTCGAAGGCAACGCTCTGTCCGTCGAGAAGAGCACCGGTGAAGTACACCTGCGCCACCACGTATCGCCGGAAGGTGTTTACCGTGGTCGCAAGGTGATCGACAAGGGCGCCGACGAGTAA
- a CDS encoding HAD-IA family hydrolase — protein MPDYQLLIFDWDGTLVDSIGRIVEAMHFAADACGLMRCSDAQVKGIIGLGLPEAIRSLYPQLDEQERIERFRRCYSEHYLALESEPSALFPGVAEALEAFRVAGYRLAVATGKGRNGLRRVLEQRGWLNYFDTTRCADESASKPDPLMLEQILAHCGVSSSRALMVGDSAFDLQMARRAGVDSVAVGYGAQPLSALREHGPALAIEHFTELRDWLECRAAEQRGGEGLYVG, from the coding sequence GTGCCTGACTATCAGCTGCTGATCTTTGATTGGGATGGCACGCTGGTCGATTCCATCGGTCGCATCGTCGAGGCGATGCACTTCGCTGCGGATGCCTGTGGTCTGATGCGCTGCAGTGATGCTCAGGTCAAGGGCATCATTGGCCTGGGGCTGCCGGAGGCTATCCGCTCTTTGTATCCGCAACTGGACGAGCAGGAGCGTATCGAGCGGTTTCGGCGCTGCTATAGCGAGCACTATCTGGCGCTGGAGTCCGAGCCTTCGGCCCTGTTTCCAGGGGTGGCCGAGGCGCTGGAGGCGTTCCGCGTGGCGGGCTATCGCTTGGCCGTGGCCACGGGCAAGGGGCGTAATGGCCTGCGGCGGGTGCTTGAGCAGCGTGGTTGGCTGAATTATTTCGATACCACGCGCTGTGCGGATGAGTCGGCGAGCAAGCCGGATCCGCTTATGCTTGAGCAGATCCTGGCGCATTGCGGTGTTTCGTCCAGTCGGGCATTGATGGTCGGGGATTCGGCATTCGATCTGCAGATGGCGCGGCGCGCGGGGGTGGATTCGGTGGCCGTGGGCTACGGTGCCCAGCCCTTGTCGGCGTTGCGCGAGCATGGGCCGGCGCTGGCGATTGAGCATTTCACGGAGTTGCGCGACTGGCTCGAGTGTCGTGCAGCCGAGCAAAGGGGTGGAGAGGGTCTATATGTCGGATGA
- a CDS encoding Maf family protein codes for MLPLVLASSSPYRRELLTRLRLPFTWSAPAIDESRLPDEDASTLVRRLAEAKARAISSTHPKHLIIGSDQVATLEQDILGKPHTFERAHAQLLAASGKSVTFLTGLALLNSETGHCQVDCIPFTVHFRPLGEAQISRYLQAEQPYDCAGSFKAEGLGISLIRSTEGADASSLIGLPLIRLVDMLHQTGIDIP; via the coding sequence ATGCTGCCCCTGGTACTCGCATCCAGCTCCCCCTACCGGCGCGAGCTACTGACCCGCCTGCGCCTCCCCTTCACCTGGAGCGCCCCGGCGATCGATGAAAGCCGCCTGCCCGACGAAGACGCCAGCACCCTGGTTCGCCGTCTCGCCGAAGCAAAGGCCAGAGCCATTAGCAGCACCCACCCGAAGCACCTGATCATCGGTTCCGACCAGGTCGCCACCCTCGAGCAGGACATCCTCGGCAAGCCTCACACCTTCGAGCGCGCCCACGCCCAACTGCTCGCAGCCAGCGGCAAGAGCGTCACTTTCCTCACCGGCCTTGCCCTGCTCAACAGCGAAACCGGCCACTGCCAGGTGGACTGCATCCCCTTTACCGTGCACTTCCGCCCCCTCGGCGAAGCCCAGATCAGTCGCTACCTGCAGGCCGAGCAGCCGTACGACTGCGCCGGCAGCTTCAAGGCCGAAGGCCTGGGCATCAGCCTGATCCGCAGCACCGAGGGCGCCGACGCCAGCAGCCTGATCGGCCTGCCACTGATCCGCCTGGTGGACATGCTGCACCAGACCGGTATCGACATCCCCTAA
- a CDS encoding S49 family peptidase produces MSDEWKASAAGGGGDEKSWKLLEKTLLAGVQEQRRARRWGIFFKLLTFVYLFVALALFAPLLDWQKGAAKSGAHTALIEVRGMIADKEAASADNIVGSLRAAFEDANTKGVILRINSPGGSPVQSGYIYDEIRRLRGEYPAIKLYAVITDLGASGAYYIASAADQIYADKASLVGSIGVTAAGFGFVGVMEKLGVDRRVYASGEHKTFLDPFQPPKEEEARFWQGVLETTHRQFIDSVKLGRGERLKVDEYPELFSGLVWSGEQALELGLVDALGNSSYVAREVVGVEKLVDFTVQESPLDRFAKQLGAGVAGQVALWMGFQGPSLR; encoded by the coding sequence ATGTCGGATGAATGGAAGGCGTCGGCGGCTGGTGGTGGCGGCGATGAAAAGAGCTGGAAGCTGTTGGAGAAAACCCTGTTGGCCGGTGTGCAGGAGCAGCGCCGCGCTCGGCGCTGGGGGATTTTTTTCAAGCTGCTGACTTTCGTCTACCTGTTCGTGGCGCTGGCGCTGTTTGCGCCGCTGCTCGACTGGCAGAAGGGCGCTGCGAAGAGTGGTGCGCATACCGCGCTCATCGAGGTGCGGGGGATGATTGCCGACAAGGAGGCTGCCAGTGCCGACAATATTGTCGGCAGCCTGCGCGCCGCATTCGAGGACGCCAATACCAAGGGTGTGATACTGCGGATCAACAGTCCGGGTGGCAGTCCGGTCCAGTCGGGCTACATCTATGACGAGATTCGCCGCCTGCGAGGCGAGTACCCGGCCATCAAGCTGTATGCGGTGATCACCGACCTGGGGGCGTCCGGCGCCTATTACATCGCCAGCGCTGCCGATCAGATCTACGCCGACAAGGCCAGCCTGGTGGGGTCCATCGGTGTCACTGCGGCGGGCTTCGGTTTTGTTGGGGTGATGGAGAAGCTGGGGGTCGATCGTCGGGTCTATGCCTCGGGTGAGCACAAGACGTTTCTCGATCCGTTCCAGCCGCCCAAGGAGGAGGAGGCGCGCTTCTGGCAGGGCGTGCTCGAAACGACTCATCGCCAGTTCATCGACAGCGTCAAGCTGGGGCGCGGTGAGCGGCTCAAGGTCGATGAGTATCCTGAGCTGTTCTCGGGGCTGGTCTGGTCGGGAGAGCAGGCGCTGGAGCTGGGGCTAGTTGATGCCTTGGGTAATAGCAGCTACGTGGCGCGGGAGGTGGTCGGGGTGGAGAAGCTGGTCGATTTTACCGTGCAGGAGTCGCCTCTCGATCGCTTTGCGAAGCAGCTTGGCGCCGGTGTTGCCGGGCAGGTGGCGTTGTGGATGGGGTTCCAGGGGCCCAGTTTGCGTTGA
- the rne gene encoding ribonuclease E, whose translation MKRMLINATQPEELRVALVDGQRLYDLDIESGARQQKKANIYKGRITRIEPSLEAAFVDFGSERHGFLPLKEISREYFSKAPEGRVNIKDVLKEGQEVIVQVEKEERGNKGAALTTFISLAGRYLVLMPNNPRAGGISRRIEGEERNELREALNGLNAPGDMGLIVRTAGLGRSSEEMQWDLDYLLQLWSAIKEASLDRAAPFLIYQESNVIIRAIRDYLRQDIGEVLVDSVEAQEEALTFIRQVMPQYASKIKLYEDSVPLFNRFQIESQIETAFQREVKLPSGGAIVIDPTEALVSIDINSARATKGSDIEETALQTNLEAAEEIARQLRLRDIGGLIVIDFIDMTPAKNQRAVEEKVRECLEADRARVQVGRISRFGLLEMSRQRLRPSLGETSGIVCPRCNGQGIIRDVESLSLAILRLIEEEALKDRTAEVRAQVPIPVAAFLLNEKRNSITKIELRTRARIVILPNDHLETPHFEVQRLRDDSPEAQTTQSSYEIAPTEVEEEKPTAATRTLVRQEAAIKAAPPRTAPTPTAEPAEEEPAAKPVASEPSLFRGLVKSLVSLFAGKEEEKPVIEKKKTSERPPRSEERRSGRQQNRSRGGRRDEERKPREERKPREDRAPREERQAREERAPREERAPREERQPREAVEVREPQEVRQSRPPREGQENRRERKPREERQPRELRAPLDAPESAGAEEETRAERPQREPRQPRPSREERQPRAEQAPADEEVLSNETQAADDEQDGNEGGDRPRRRSRGQRRRSNRRERQRDASGNLIEGSEEAGEDSGEVAAAPSVAAAVVAAAEVTEQTASSEAAAASEEGRNKAPAEQPEKAELPATEPAPEAEAPATEAAAPAPAEAEATVVAEAPAEAESAVVTEEAPIASEEKAEVVVETATAEPVVEPAPAAEATQAPSAGGRAPNDPREVRRRKREAERLAREAAEAAANEPETVQTSSDEPAAAEPAPVSNTVEAAETPVEATETVANEAAQASEKPAEEKPEAKAEDAEKPEEEQPAKPHA comes from the coding sequence ATGAAAAGAATGCTGATTAACGCAACTCAACCCGAAGAGTTGCGTGTTGCCCTCGTCGACGGCCAACGCCTGTACGATCTGGACATCGAGTCGGGCGCCCGCCAGCAGAAGAAGGCCAACATCTATAAAGGCCGCATCACCCGCATCGAGCCCAGTCTCGAAGCGGCGTTCGTCGACTTCGGTTCCGAGCGCCACGGCTTCCTCCCCCTCAAAGAGATTTCCCGCGAATACTTCAGCAAGGCTCCCGAAGGCCGCGTCAACATCAAGGACGTGCTCAAGGAAGGCCAGGAAGTCATCGTTCAGGTCGAGAAAGAAGAGCGTGGCAACAAGGGCGCAGCCCTGACCACCTTCATCAGCCTGGCCGGCCGCTATCTGGTACTGATGCCGAACAACCCCCGTGCCGGTGGCATCTCCCGCCGCATCGAGGGCGAGGAGCGCAACGAGCTGCGCGAAGCCCTCAACGGCCTGAACGCGCCGGGCGACATGGGCCTGATCGTGCGCACCGCCGGCCTCGGCCGCTCCAGCGAAGAAATGCAGTGGGACCTGGACTACCTGCTGCAGCTGTGGAGCGCGATCAAGGAAGCCTCGCTGGATCGCGCCGCCCCCTTCCTGATCTACCAGGAAAGCAACGTCATCATCCGCGCCATCCGCGACTACCTGCGCCAGGACATCGGCGAAGTACTGGTCGACAGCGTCGAAGCCCAGGAAGAAGCCCTGACCTTCATCCGCCAGGTGATGCCGCAGTACGCCAGCAAGATCAAGCTGTACGAAGACAGCGTGCCGCTGTTCAACCGCTTCCAGATCGAAAGCCAGATCGAAACCGCCTTCCAGCGCGAAGTGAAGCTGCCGTCCGGTGGCGCCATCGTCATCGACCCGACCGAAGCCCTGGTGTCCATCGACATCAACTCGGCGCGCGCCACCAAAGGCAGCGACATCGAGGAGACTGCGCTGCAGACCAACCTCGAAGCGGCCGAAGAGATCGCCCGCCAGCTGCGCTTGCGCGACATCGGTGGCCTGATCGTCATCGACTTCATCGACATGACCCCGGCGAAGAACCAGCGCGCCGTGGAAGAAAAAGTCCGCGAGTGCCTGGAAGCCGACCGCGCCCGCGTCCAGGTCGGCCGCATCTCGCGCTTCGGCCTGCTGGAGATGTCCCGCCAGCGCCTGCGTCCGTCGCTCGGCGAGACCAGCGGCATTGTCTGCCCGCGCTGCAACGGCCAGGGGATTATCCGCGACGTCGAATCGCTGTCGCTGGCCATCCTGCGCCTGATCGAAGAAGAAGCCCTGAAGGACCGCACCGCCGAGGTCCGCGCCCAGGTGCCGATCCCGGTCGCCGCCTTCCTGCTCAACGAGAAGCGCAACTCGATCACCAAGATCGAACTGCGCACCCGCGCGCGTATCGTGATCCTGCCGAACGATCACCTGGAAACCCCGCACTTCGAAGTGCAGCGCCTGCGTGACGACAGCCCGGAAGCCCAGACCACCCAGTCCAGCTACGAAATAGCCCCGACCGAAGTGGAAGAAGAGAAGCCGACCGCCGCCACCCGCACCCTGGTTCGCCAGGAAGCCGCGATCAAGGCCGCACCGCCGCGCACCGCACCGACCCCGACAGCGGAACCGGCCGAGGAAGAGCCGGCAGCCAAGCCGGTCGCCAGCGAACCCAGCCTGTTCAGGGGCCTGGTGAAGTCGCTGGTCAGCCTGTTTGCCGGCAAGGAAGAGGAAAAGCCGGTCATCGAGAAGAAGAAGACCAGCGAACGCCCGCCACGCAGCGAAGAGCGCCGTAGCGGCCGTCAGCAGAACCGCAGCCGTGGCGGCCGCCGTGACGAGGAACGCAAACCGCGCGAAGAACGCAAGCCGCGTGAAGACCGTGCGCCGCGCGAAGAGCGCCAGGCTCGCGAAGAGCGCGCACCGCGTGAGGAGCGCGCCCCCCGCGAGGAGCGTCAGCCACGGGAAGCCGTCGAGGTCCGCGAGCCGCAGGAAGTCCGTCAGTCGCGCCCACCGCGTGAAGGCCAGGAGAACCGCCGTGAGCGCAAGCCACGTGAAGAACGCCAGCCCCGCGAACTGCGCGCACCGCTGGACGCGCCGGAAAGCGCCGGAGCTGAAGAAGAGACACGTGCCGAGCGTCCGCAGCGCGAGCCGCGCCAGCCTCGTCCGTCGCGCGAAGAGCGTCAGCCGCGTGCCGAGCAGGCGCCGGCCGACGAAGAAGTGCTGAGCAACGAAACTCAGGCAGCCGACGACGAGCAGGATGGCAACGAGGGCGGAGATCGCCCACGTCGTCGCTCGCGCGGTCAGCGCCGCCGCAGCAACCGTCGCGAGCGTCAGCGTGATGCCAGTGGCAACCTGATCGAAGGCAGCGAAGAAGCCGGCGAAGACAGCGGCGAAGTAGCCGCCGCACCGAGCGTGGCCGCAGCCGTGGTAGCCGCGGCCGAGGTGACTGAGCAGACCGCGAGCAGCGAAGCTGCTGCAGCCAGCGAGGAGGGCCGCAACAAGGCGCCGGCCGAGCAGCCGGAAAAAGCCGAGCTCCCGGCGACCGAGCCCGCACCGGAAGCTGAAGCCCCCGCGACCGAAGCAGCCGCTCCGGCCCCCGCCGAAGCCGAAGCAACCGTGGTAGCCGAGGCCCCAGCCGAAGCCGAATCTGCGGTGGTGACCGAAGAAGCTCCGATCGCCAGCGAAGAGAAGGCCGAAGTCGTCGTCGAGACCGCCACGGCCGAGCCTGTCGTAGAGCCCGCCCCCGCAGCCGAAGCGACGCAAGCGCCAAGTGCCGGCGGCCGTGCGCCGAACGACCCGCGCGAAGTGCGCCGCCGCAAGCGCGAGGCCGAGCGCCTGGCCCGTGAGGCAGCCGAGGCAGCAGCCAACGAGCCCGAAACCGTGCAGACCAGCAGCGACGAGCCAGCCGCTGCCGAGCCGGCACCCGTGAGCAACACCGTCGAAGCAGCCGAAACCCCAGTGGAGGCAACCGAAACGGTAGCGAACGAGGCCGCGCAGGCATCGGAAAAGCCAGCCGAGGAAAAGCCGGAGGCCAAGGCCGAGGACGCGGAAAAGCCTGAAGAAGAGCAGCCGGCAAAGCCACACGCCTGA
- the plsX gene encoding phosphate acyltransferase PlsX, whose amino-acid sequence MSAPIIAIDAMGGDFGPHCIVPASIACLAEFPSLHLVLVGQASLIEELIARSPGVDRARLRVAHASEVIAMDERPAQALRSKPDASMRVALELVRAGRAQACVSAGNTGALMALSRYVLKTLPGIDRPAMMTAVPTRAGHCQLLDLGANVDCSAEHLYQFAVMGSVAAEAMGVVRPRIALLNVGTEDIKGNQQVKLAASLLQQAPGLNYSGFVEGDGLYRGEADVVVCDGFVGNILLKSSEGLAAMISARIEALFSSGPGARLVGALALPLLRRLRAELAPARHNGASFLGLQGIVVKSHGAAGEEGFKSAIRRALTEIEENLPQRLHGRLEDLLL is encoded by the coding sequence TTGTCCGCTCCGATCATCGCGATTGACGCAATGGGTGGGGACTTCGGTCCCCACTGCATTGTTCCAGCCAGCATCGCCTGTCTGGCTGAGTTCCCCTCGCTGCACCTGGTCCTTGTCGGCCAAGCCTCCCTGATTGAAGAGCTGATTGCCCGGAGTCCCGGTGTCGATCGTGCGCGCCTGCGTGTCGCGCACGCCAGCGAAGTGATCGCCATGGATGAGCGGCCGGCTCAGGCGCTGCGCAGCAAGCCCGACGCCTCGATGCGGGTGGCCCTGGAGCTGGTGCGTGCGGGGCGGGCGCAGGCTTGTGTAAGCGCCGGTAATACCGGGGCGCTGATGGCGTTGTCGCGCTATGTGCTGAAGACGCTTCCGGGTATCGATCGTCCAGCCATGATGACGGCGGTTCCGACTCGCGCCGGGCATTGCCAGTTGCTTGACTTGGGCGCGAACGTTGATTGCAGCGCCGAGCACCTGTACCAGTTCGCCGTGATGGGCTCGGTGGCCGCAGAGGCCATGGGAGTCGTCAGGCCGCGTATTGCGCTGCTCAATGTCGGTACCGAAGACATCAAGGGCAATCAGCAGGTCAAGCTCGCCGCGAGTCTGCTGCAGCAGGCTCCGGGGTTGAACTACAGTGGTTTTGTAGAGGGTGACGGCCTGTATCGCGGTGAGGCCGATGTGGTGGTGTGTGACGGATTCGTCGGAAACATCTTGCTCAAATCCAGCGAGGGCCTGGCGGCGATGATCTCGGCGCGTATCGAGGCATTGTTTAGCAGCGGGCCCGGGGCGCGCCTGGTCGGTGCGCTGGCCCTGCCGCTGTTGCGGCGCCTGCGGGCCGAACTGGCGCCAGCGCGGCACAATGGCGCGAGCTTTCTCGGTTTGCAGGGGATCGTGGTAAAGAGTCATGGTGCCGCCGGCGAGGAGGGCTTTAAGAGCGCTATTCGCCGTGCTTTGACGGAGATCGAGGAAAATCTGCCGCAACGCCTCCATGGGCGCCTCGAGGATCTGTTGCTCTAG
- the rluC gene encoding 23S rRNA pseudouridine(955/2504/2580) synthase RluC translates to MTTPASPTSGVQLLEVAPELAGQRIDNFLRTQLKGVPKTLIYRILRKGEVRVNKGRIKPEYKLQAGDVVRVPPLRLAERDEPEPLAQGLLERLEAAIVYEDKGLIVLNKPAGIAVHGGSGLSYGVIEAFRQLRPDAKDLELVHRLDRDTSGLLMIAKKRSMLRHLHEALRGDGVDKRYMALVRGHWATAKKQVNAPLQKSNLRSGERMVEVNAEGKEALTVFRVLRRFGDFATLVEAKPVTGRTHQIRVHSKHAGHCIAGDSKYGDEQFTREIRDLGGKRLFLHAYALVVPLPEGGELRLEAPVDEVWARTLERLSA, encoded by the coding sequence ATGACTACTCCTGCCTCTCCAACCTCCGGCGTCCAGCTGCTCGAGGTTGCACCGGAACTCGCCGGCCAACGAATCGACAACTTCCTGCGCACCCAGCTCAAGGGTGTGCCCAAGACATTGATCTATCGCATCCTGCGCAAGGGTGAAGTGCGCGTCAACAAGGGGCGAATCAAGCCGGAATACAAGCTGCAGGCGGGCGATGTGGTGCGCGTGCCGCCGCTGCGGCTGGCTGAGCGTGACGAGCCTGAGCCTCTGGCGCAAGGGCTGCTCGAGCGGCTGGAGGCGGCGATCGTCTACGAGGACAAGGGGCTGATCGTGCTGAACAAGCCGGCCGGCATTGCCGTGCACGGCGGCAGCGGCCTGAGTTACGGGGTGATCGAGGCCTTCCGTCAGTTGCGGCCGGACGCCAAGGATCTCGAGCTGGTTCATCGTCTCGACCGCGATACCTCCGGGCTGCTGATGATCGCCAAGAAGCGCAGCATGTTGCGCCACTTGCATGAAGCGCTGCGCGGCGACGGCGTGGACAAGCGTTACATGGCCCTGGTGCGCGGGCACTGGGCGACGGCGAAGAAGCAGGTCAATGCGCCGCTGCAGAAGAGCAATCTGCGTTCTGGCGAGCGCATGGTAGAGGTCAATGCCGAGGGCAAGGAGGCGTTGACCGTGTTTCGCGTGCTGCGGCGCTTCGGCGATTTCGCCACGCTGGTCGAGGCCAAGCCGGTGACCGGGCGGACTCACCAGATTCGCGTGCACAGCAAGCACGCCGGTCATTGCATTGCCGGCGACAGCAAGTATGGCGACGAACAGTTCACCCGGGAGATTCGCGACCTGGGCGGCAAGCGCCTGTTCCTGCATGCCTACGCCCTGGTTGTGCCGCTGCCCGAAGGTGGCGAATTGCGGCTCGAGGCCCCGGTCGACGAGGTCTGGGCGCGCACGCTGGAGCGCTTGAGTGCCTGA
- a CDS encoding YceD family protein, with protein MSNGPIPPHVDPRKLADRGTALEGVVPLADLQRLCDPLADNHGMVRAKFVFERDERNAVVMHSELEVEVKMVCQRCLELVALPIQSACDYAVVKEGANTQSVPKGYDVLEVGEEPLDLLALVEDELLLALPIVPAHGPEDCQQPAGLEEPESSEDEVTRSNPFSVLAQLKRDPNV; from the coding sequence ATGTCAAATGGTCCGATTCCACCTCACGTTGATCCGCGCAAACTGGCTGATCGTGGCACCGCTCTCGAAGGAGTGGTACCGCTGGCCGATTTGCAGCGCCTCTGCGACCCGCTTGCCGATAACCACGGCATGGTGCGCGCGAAGTTCGTCTTCGAGCGCGACGAGCGCAATGCTGTGGTAATGCACAGCGAGCTCGAGGTTGAGGTCAAGATGGTTTGCCAGCGTTGTCTGGAGCTGGTCGCTCTGCCGATCCAAAGCGCATGTGATTACGCTGTGGTGAAAGAAGGTGCGAATACCCAGTCTGTGCCGAAAGGCTATGACGTGCTGGAAGTGGGTGAAGAGCCATTGGATCTGCTGGCGCTGGTCGAGGATGAGCTGTTGCTCGCCTTGCCCATCGTTCCGGCTCATGGCCCTGAAGATTGCCAGCAGCCGGCCGGCCTCGAAGAGCCCGAGTCGAGCGAGGACGAGGTAACACGGTCCAACCCGTTCAGTGTATTGGCACAGTTAAAGCGTGACCCAAACGTTTAG